A region from the Bacillota bacterium genome encodes:
- the spoIIIAE gene encoding stage III sporulation protein AE, whose product MRLRSLWLVLILLLLLHGPASAGDVGEDLIQRQLADVEVEELEKVFKEMSRDLGEYVPENLGQVVRDVVGGRPLVNPKALLEGLGRYFFGEVSHNLNLLGKLVILAVVCTLLSTIQSAFESEAVASLAHAISFMAIALLALGSLTQAVSVVRGAVKELTSLMLALLPTLAVLVAGMGAPVSAGLLHPALIFVVNTVGVIVADYVIPVLYVAAILDVASYFCGSFKVSGLVGLLRQAAVVVMGLSFSAFLGFVMVNKVAGEVTDSMVLRSTKFLSTSFIPVVGKMFSDAVEVVFSSSQLLRNAVGLAGALGVFFVVALPLLKVLSFIAIYRLAAAAVQPIGAERVASCLQSIAASLTIFWVALAVVSLMCFIGLTFLIGVARPF is encoded by the coding sequence GTGAGACTGAGAAGCCTGTGGCTGGTGCTCATTCTCCTGCTCTTGCTGCATGGCCCGGCCTCGGCCGGGGATGTGGGGGAAGACCTCATACAGCGGCAGCTGGCTGACGTGGAGGTCGAAGAGCTGGAGAAGGTCTTCAAAGAGATGAGCCGCGACCTGGGGGAATACGTGCCGGAGAACCTGGGTCAGGTGGTCAGGGACGTGGTGGGGGGAAGGCCGCTAGTCAACCCCAAGGCCCTCCTGGAGGGACTCGGCCGCTACTTCTTCGGGGAGGTCAGCCATAACCTGAACCTCCTGGGGAAGCTGGTGATCCTGGCGGTGGTGTGCACCCTCCTGTCCACGATACAGTCGGCATTCGAGAGTGAGGCCGTGGCCAGTCTCGCCCACGCCATTTCCTTCATGGCCATCGCCCTGCTGGCCCTGGGAAGTCTCACCCAGGCGGTCTCCGTGGTCAGGGGAGCCGTGAAGGAGCTTACCAGCCTCATGCTGGCGCTCCTTCCCACCCTGGCAGTTCTGGTGGCGGGCATGGGGGCACCGGTGTCCGCGGGGCTACTGCACCCGGCCCTGATCTTTGTGGTCAATACCGTGGGGGTCATCGTGGCGGACTACGTGATCCCGGTGCTCTACGTGGCGGCCATCCTGGATGTGGCCAGCTATTTCTGCGGCAGTTTCAAGGTGTCGGGTCTGGTGGGGCTTCTGAGACAGGCTGCGGTAGTGGTCATGGGGCTGTCCTTCTCCGCCTTCCTGGGTTTCGTCATGGTGAACAAGGTAGCAGGCGAGGTCACCGACAGCATGGTGCTGAGGTCCACGAAGTTCCTATCCACGTCCTTTATACCCGTGGTGGGGAAGATGTTCTCTGATGCAGTGGAGGTCGTCTTCTCCTCCAGTCAGCTCCTGAGAAACGCCGTGGGCCTGGCGGGTGCCCTGGGGGTGTTCTTCGTGGTGGCCCTTCCCCTCCTGAAGGTACTCTCCTTCATCGCCATCTACCGGCTGGCGGCCGCCGCCGTCCAGCCCATAGGTGCAGAAAGGGTTGCCTCGTGTCTCCAGAGTATCGCGGCGTCCCTCACCATATTCTGGGTAGCCCTGGCTGTGGTGTCCCTCATGTGCTTCATCGGCCTGACGTTCCTAATAGGGGTTGCCAGGCCCTTCTAG
- the efp gene encoding elongation factor P — protein sequence MISTNDFRTGVTIELDGEVYSVIEFQHVKPGKGSAFVRTKIRNMRTGNVLEKTFPAGEKITRARLERREMQYLYSSGEDYVLMDVENYEQMNLQKGLLGDGAWFLKENMNIWVLMYRGSPLGVDLPNSVDLEVIQTDPGVKGDTASGGTKPAKLETGAVVKVPLFVQVGDIIRVDTRSGEYIERATQN from the coding sequence ATGATTTCCACTAACGATTTCCGGACAGGGGTAACCATCGAGCTGGACGGCGAGGTCTACTCCGTCATCGAGTTCCAGCATGTGAAACCCGGCAAGGGGTCGGCCTTCGTAAGGACGAAGATCCGCAATATGAGGACGGGGAACGTGCTGGAGAAGACATTCCCAGCAGGGGAGAAGATTACCAGGGCACGCCTGGAGCGCAGGGAGATGCAGTACCTTTACTCGTCAGGCGAAGACTATGTGTTGATGGATGTGGAGAACTACGAGCAGATGAACCTCCAAAAAGGCCTCCTGGGTGATGGGGCGTGGTTCCTCAAGGAGAACATGAACATCTGGGTATTGATGTACCGGGGCTCACCCCTGGGGGTGGACCTCCCCAACTCCGTGGACCTTGAGGTTATCCAGACCGATCCAGGCGTAAAGGGCGACACCGCATCCGGAGGCACGAAGCCCGCCAAGCTGGAAACAGGGGCAGTGGTAAAGGTGCCCCTGTTCGTTCAGGTGGGGGATATAATAAGGGTGGACACCAGAAGCGGGGAATACATAGAAAGGGCAACCCAAAACTAG
- the spoIIIAC gene encoding stage III sporulation protein AC, whose translation MNVDLIFKIAGVGIIVAVLHTVMKQAGKEEHGYLITLVGVVIVLAMVVQVVSDLFNTVKTMFNLY comes from the coding sequence TTGAACGTAGACCTCATATTCAAGATCGCCGGGGTCGGCATTATCGTAGCAGTGCTTCACACCGTAATGAAACAGGCCGGCAAGGAGGAGCATGGCTACCTCATAACCCTGGTGGGCGTGGTCATAGTCCTCGCCATGGTGGTGCAGGTCGTAAGCGATCTCTTCAACACGGTGAAGACCATGTTCAACCTCTACTAG
- a CDS encoding stage III sporulation protein AB, protein MILRILGSLLVVAALSVLGEVGAASLRERTATLRRLQSALEILQTEISFLKTPLPEALRRVGQLTGGAVAEFFIAAGRRIQDSGLPAERGWREALEEFSASTSLTAEDSEVLRGLGKTLGISDRLDQSRHLDLARERLAALEAQAREDEARNSRIYRYLGILSGLALVLLLL, encoded by the coding sequence GTGATCCTACGCATCTTGGGGAGTCTCCTGGTGGTGGCAGCCCTGTCGGTACTGGGGGAGGTGGGGGCGGCAAGCCTGCGGGAACGCACAGCTACGCTGCGGAGGCTCCAGTCCGCCTTGGAGATCCTCCAGACAGAGATCAGTTTCCTCAAGACCCCCCTCCCGGAAGCCCTGCGCCGTGTGGGACAGCTAACCGGGGGGGCCGTGGCGGAGTTCTTCATCGCTGCCGGGCGCCGCATTCAGGACTCCGGCTTACCTGCGGAGAGGGGCTGGCGGGAAGCCCTTGAAGAGTTCAGCGCCTCTACCTCCTTGACCGCCGAGGATTCCGAAGTCCTCCGGGGCCTAGGGAAGACCCTGGGGATCTCCGACCGTCTAGACCAGTCAAGGCACCTCGACCTTGCCCGGGAACGGCTGGCAGCCCTGGAGGCCCAGGCCCGAGAGGACGAGGCACGGAACTCGCGCATCTACCGTTACCTGGGGATCCTCTCCGGTCTTGCCCTGGTCCTGCTCCTCCTATGA
- the hisC gene encoding histidinol-phosphate transaminase, translating into MLERVERLARKNVLAISPYVPGKPIDEVRRELGIEDVVKLASNENCLGPSPKAVKAMAGALGDSHLYPDGGCHRLKQKLASRWGLQADHFLVGNGSDEILKLTAEAFLHEGEEVVVGWPSFSEYIFVANLMAAKVKKIPLKNYTLDLDAMAEATGPLTKLVVVCNPNNPTGTMVGADEVRRFLDRIPQDAIVIVDEAYAEYVDHLGYPDCRQLILEGRSIVALRTFSKIYGLAGLRVGYALAHPAFIQAINRAREPFNVNSLAQVGALAALDDVEHLEASGKTVRAGKAQLYQFFDEMGLAYVPTCANFILADTGKDAMAVFQELLKRGVIVRPAGGFGLPTHIRVTVGTEEENRRFIDALRDVLG; encoded by the coding sequence ATGTTGGAGAGGGTTGAGAGGCTCGCCAGGAAGAACGTCCTGGCGATCAGCCCCTATGTGCCCGGTAAGCCCATTGACGAGGTCAGGAGGGAACTGGGCATTGAAGATGTAGTGAAACTGGCCTCGAACGAGAATTGCCTGGGCCCGTCACCCAAGGCTGTCAAGGCCATGGCGGGCGCTCTGGGTGATTCTCACCTCTACCCCGACGGGGGATGCCACCGGCTCAAGCAGAAACTGGCCTCTCGCTGGGGGCTGCAGGCCGACCACTTCCTGGTGGGCAATGGGTCTGATGAGATCCTCAAGCTGACTGCCGAGGCCTTTCTCCATGAGGGCGAGGAGGTTGTGGTGGGGTGGCCATCCTTCTCCGAGTACATCTTCGTGGCCAACCTCATGGCCGCCAAGGTTAAGAAGATACCCCTGAAGAACTATACCCTGGACCTGGACGCCATGGCCGAGGCCACAGGCCCCTTGACGAAACTGGTAGTCGTGTGTAACCCCAACAACCCCACGGGCACGATGGTCGGGGCTGACGAGGTACGCCGTTTCCTGGATCGGATCCCTCAGGATGCCATTGTGATAGTGGATGAGGCCTACGCGGAGTACGTGGACCATCTAGGCTACCCCGATTGCCGCCAGCTTATCCTGGAGGGCAGGAGCATCGTAGCCCTGAGGACGTTCTCGAAGATATATGGGCTGGCAGGGCTCAGGGTGGGGTATGCCCTGGCTCACCCCGCTTTTATCCAGGCCATAAACAGGGCCCGGGAGCCGTTCAACGTGAACTCCCTGGCTCAGGTGGGGGCCCTGGCGGCCCTGGATGATGTGGAACACCTGGAGGCCTCGGGCAAAACGGTCCGGGCTGGCAAGGCCCAGCTCTACCAGTTCTTTGATGAGATGGGACTGGCCTACGTGCCCACATGCGCCAACTTCATCCTGGCGGACACGGGCAAAGACGCCATGGCGGTTTTCCAGGAACTCCTCAAAAGAGGGGTCATCGTGCGCCCTGCCGGTGGCTTTGGATTGCCCACGCACATAAGGGTGACCGTGGGGACTGAAGAGGAGAACAGGCGCTTTATTGACGCCCTCAGGGATGTCCTGGGCTGA
- a CDS encoding phenylacetate--CoA ligase — MIWDPKHESMPAQEMRILQVERLKHTLEYVYERVPFYRNLFDQHGLIPRDLGCLEDLRAFPFTTKEHLRDNYPFGLMAVPLEGVVRLHASSGTTGRPTVVGYTARDIETWAEMMARIITQAGVGPRDIAQVAFGYGLFTGAFGLHYGLERVGATVIPASSGNTERQLVMMRDFGVTALVSTPSYALHMAETAQSMGIAAESLRLRVGLFGAEPWTEGMRQEIQRAWGITATDNYGLSEVIGPGVAGECPQCQGLHISEDHFYPEVIDPETGEPLGPGEKGELVFTSLTKEGLPVVRYRTRDISALHFGPCPCGRTTARMERVSGRTDDMLIVRGVNIFPSQVESVLMDIEGISPHYQLVVERRGYLNDLEVQVELTEQAFTGSFRDLEMLGQRVEARLRSALSINPRVKLLEPRTIDRSPGKAKRIVENGTP, encoded by the coding sequence ATGATCTGGGACCCCAAGCACGAGAGCATGCCGGCGCAAGAGATGAGAATACTACAGGTGGAGAGGTTGAAGCACACCCTGGAGTACGTTTACGAGAGGGTCCCCTTCTACCGGAACCTCTTTGACCAGCACGGGCTTATCCCTAGGGATCTTGGGTGCCTGGAGGACCTCAGGGCATTTCCCTTCACCACCAAGGAGCACCTCCGGGATAACTATCCCTTCGGTCTCATGGCTGTACCCCTGGAGGGCGTGGTTCGCCTCCATGCCTCCTCTGGGACTACTGGACGCCCTACCGTTGTGGGCTACACTGCCAGGGACATCGAAACGTGGGCGGAGATGATGGCCCGCATTATCACCCAGGCTGGCGTGGGCCCGCGGGATATTGCCCAGGTGGCCTTTGGTTACGGTCTTTTCACCGGGGCCTTCGGGCTTCACTACGGTCTTGAGCGGGTTGGCGCCACCGTGATCCCCGCCTCCAGCGGCAACACTGAGCGGCAGCTGGTGATGATGAGGGACTTTGGCGTCACGGCACTGGTTAGCACACCCTCCTACGCCCTCCACATGGCGGAGACTGCCCAGTCTATGGGAATAGCCGCGGAGTCGCTCAGGCTCCGGGTGGGGCTTTTTGGTGCGGAACCTTGGACGGAAGGGATGAGGCAGGAGATCCAGCGCGCCTGGGGGATCACGGCCACAGACAACTACGGCCTCAGTGAGGTGATAGGGCCAGGCGTGGCGGGCGAGTGCCCACAGTGCCAGGGCCTTCACATATCGGAGGACCACTTCTACCCCGAGGTGATAGACCCGGAAACCGGTGAGCCCCTGGGGCCTGGAGAGAAGGGCGAACTTGTGTTCACTTCCCTCACCAAGGAGGGTCTCCCTGTTGTGCGCTACAGGACTCGGGACATTTCCGCCCTGCACTTTGGGCCATGCCCGTGCGGCCGCACCACAGCCCGGATGGAGAGGGTGAGCGGCCGGACCGATGACATGCTCATTGTTAGGGGTGTGAACATCTTCCCGAGCCAGGTTGAGAGCGTTCTCATGGACATAGAGGGCATATCCCCCCACTACCAGCTGGTGGTGGAGCGCAGGGGCTACCTGAACGACCTTGAGGTGCAGGTGGAGCTCACAGAGCAGGCATTCACCGGCAGCTTTAGGGATCTGGAGATGCTGGGACAGAGGGTTGAGGCACGTTTGCGGTCTGCCCTCTCCATCAACCCCAGGGTGAAGCTACTCGAGCCCAGGACCATAGATCGCAGTCCTGGAAAGGCCAAAAGGATAGTGGAGAACGGGACACCGTAA
- the spoIIIAA gene encoding stage III sporulation protein AA, protein MAGLPNAQTATITREGWDILASCILPILPEHLRALLSGLPPHTYATLEEIRLSVGAPLFLTVGSGDYLVSPEGRLVKTPEEAYHVTKGDVAQAFELVTGSSVYAWEEEIASGFLTLPGGHRVGIAGTAVLERGAVKTLKYISGLNLRLGREVKGAADVVLRHILNAGAISNTLVVSPPRCGKTTLLRDVVRQVSHGVPSLGLRGLRVGLVDERSEIASSYQGQPQKDVGPRTDVLDRCPKAAGIMMLIRSMSPEVVATDEIGSPRDAEAIEEALSAGVRILASAHASGVEDIAARPGLKPVVATGAFDRFLVLSRNTGPGTLEEVIDGNLRCLWRRRPERVMSR, encoded by the coding sequence ATGGCCGGGCTGCCAAACGCCCAGACAGCCACAATCACCAGAGAGGGATGGGACATCCTTGCCTCGTGCATCCTTCCCATCTTGCCAGAACATCTCAGGGCTCTCCTGTCGGGCCTTCCACCGCACACCTACGCTACTCTAGAGGAGATCAGGCTGTCCGTGGGCGCCCCGCTATTCCTCACGGTGGGCTCCGGGGATTACCTGGTCTCCCCGGAGGGGCGCCTCGTGAAGACCCCCGAGGAGGCCTACCACGTGACCAAGGGCGATGTGGCGCAGGCCTTTGAGCTGGTGACAGGTTCATCTGTCTATGCTTGGGAGGAAGAGATCGCCAGCGGCTTCCTCACGCTTCCCGGAGGCCACAGGGTGGGCATAGCTGGCACGGCGGTCCTTGAGAGGGGGGCCGTCAAGACCCTCAAGTACATTTCCGGCCTTAACCTCAGGCTTGGCCGGGAGGTGAAGGGGGCGGCCGACGTGGTCCTTCGCCACATACTCAATGCTGGCGCCATCAGTAACACCCTGGTGGTGTCGCCACCGCGCTGTGGCAAGACCACCCTCCTCAGGGATGTTGTCCGCCAGGTTTCCCATGGGGTGCCATCCCTGGGTCTCCGCGGCCTCAGGGTGGGATTGGTGGATGAGCGCTCGGAGATAGCATCCAGCTACCAGGGCCAGCCCCAGAAGGATGTAGGCCCCAGGACAGACGTGCTGGACCGGTGCCCCAAGGCGGCGGGCATCATGATGCTCATCCGGTCCATGTCACCGGAGGTGGTGGCCACGGACGAGATCGGGAGCCCACGGGACGCCGAGGCCATCGAGGAGGCCCTCTCGGCAGGGGTGCGGATCCTGGCCAGCGCCCATGCGTCCGGCGTGGAGGACATAGCTGCCAGGCCCGGGCTCAAACCCGTTGTGGCGACTGGCGCCTTTGATAGGTTCCTGGTACTCTCCCGGAACACGGGGCCAGGTACCCTGGAGGAGGTCATCGACGGGAACCTGAGGTGCCTCTGGAGGCGAAGGCCAGAGAGGGTGATGTCCCGGTGA
- a CDS encoding bis-aminopropyl spermidine synthase family protein, with product MDRGRRSIMRELMAKDASVWDIAGSYPSMLSRLVSDLKDMARQGLTVPTQKGLSLTRQGMAEAAREGLVPRRPTTCRACSGRGLEAGQFREVLREFRSIAAKRPRAVPEFDQGYVDEENALARCLLLYERGDLEGSRVFLLGDDDLTGICLALTGLPRAVTVVEIDRRLIDFTGDVAAQRGLPIEVSLYDARQALPSRMDGTHQVFITDPVETLPGIGLFLSRCVQALEGPGTAGYFGLTHLEASRVKWAAIQRMLLEMNLVVTDALPFFNRYLLEDDEYFTGLLLKGIGEGKDRPDSPWYNSTFFRVEAYGPPRPLHRGDSDMGEELYMDDDLRQFGQIEPGLPGKGDGQA from the coding sequence GTGGATAGGGGACGAAGGAGCATCATGAGAGAACTCATGGCTAAGGACGCCAGCGTGTGGGATATTGCCGGTTCCTACCCGTCCATGCTATCCAGGCTTGTCTCTGACTTGAAGGATATGGCTCGCCAGGGATTGACCGTGCCTACCCAGAAGGGGTTATCTCTGACTCGCCAGGGCATGGCAGAGGCCGCCAGGGAGGGTCTGGTGCCAAGGAGACCTACGACCTGCCGGGCCTGTTCCGGCCGGGGCCTTGAGGCAGGCCAATTCCGGGAGGTCCTTCGGGAATTCCGGTCCATTGCCGCCAAACGGCCTCGGGCTGTTCCCGAGTTCGACCAGGGCTACGTGGATGAGGAGAACGCGCTGGCCCGCTGCCTCCTCCTTTATGAACGCGGGGACCTGGAGGGTAGCCGCGTGTTTCTCCTTGGCGACGACGACCTCACCGGCATCTGCCTGGCCCTCACCGGACTGCCCCGTGCGGTGACTGTCGTGGAGATCGACAGGCGTCTCATAGACTTCACCGGTGATGTTGCGGCCCAGCGCGGTCTCCCTATAGAGGTCTCCCTATATGACGCCAGGCAGGCGCTTCCCTCTCGCATGGACGGCACCCACCAGGTGTTCATTACGGACCCCGTGGAGACCCTACCAGGGATCGGCCTCTTTCTCTCCAGGTGCGTCCAAGCACTGGAGGGACCAGGCACCGCAGGATACTTTGGCCTGACTCATCTTGAGGCCTCGAGGGTGAAATGGGCTGCCATTCAGCGAATGCTACTGGAGATGAACCTGGTTGTCACGGACGCGCTGCCCTTCTTCAACCGGTATCTCCTGGAGGATGACGAGTACTTCACAGGGCTGCTCCTTAAGGGAATCGGCGAAGGGAAGGACAGGCCGGACAGCCCCTGGTACAACTCCACGTTCTTCAGAGTGGAGGCCTACGGTCCCCCTAGGCCCCTTCACCGGGGGGACTCGGATATGGGGGAGGAACTCTACATGGACGACGACCTGCGGCAGTTTGGCCAAATAGAACCCGGGCTTCCTGGTAAGGGGGATGGGCAGGCTTGA
- a CDS encoding amidohydrolase family protein: MNHVVDFHVHVLSQEMIDGSDRLCRRDAYFAMLCQGPEKALATADEVLGEMDLAGIGTSVVFGYAFKDLGLCREANDYVIEAVKQHPDRLVGFCCVPPRDPGMEKEVFRCKDAGLLGIGELFPDGQDFDLGDASHTRDLAGVARESGLCLFLHSNELVGHHYPGKGSTGPERAWAFCSKYPDIPVILAHWGGGLAFYELMPEVRRALGNVYYDTAADPFLYEAGVYRVAREAGVLHKVLLGTDYPLLKPGRYLRRLEEAGLTPGEQRMVGGENARGLLAKLAP, translated from the coding sequence GTGAACCATGTTGTTGACTTCCACGTTCACGTCTTGTCCCAGGAGATGATCGATGGCTCTGACCGCCTGTGCCGCCGGGATGCCTACTTCGCCATGCTGTGCCAGGGTCCCGAAAAGGCGCTGGCCACGGCGGACGAGGTCCTGGGTGAGATGGACCTTGCGGGGATCGGCACCTCGGTGGTGTTCGGTTACGCCTTCAAGGACCTGGGCCTGTGCCGGGAGGCTAACGACTACGTGATAGAAGCCGTGAAGCAGCACCCGGACCGTCTCGTGGGTTTTTGTTGCGTGCCTCCCAGGGATCCCGGGATGGAGAAGGAGGTGTTTCGCTGCAAGGATGCGGGACTGCTGGGCATCGGTGAGCTCTTCCCTGATGGGCAGGACTTCGACCTGGGTGACGCAAGCCATACCAGGGACCTGGCAGGGGTGGCCCGGGAGTCGGGCCTGTGCCTGTTTCTCCACTCCAACGAGCTGGTGGGGCATCACTATCCCGGAAAGGGAAGCACAGGGCCGGAGCGTGCCTGGGCCTTCTGCTCCAAGTACCCTGACATCCCCGTGATATTGGCCCACTGGGGAGGGGGGTTGGCCTTCTACGAGCTCATGCCTGAGGTTAGGCGGGCCCTCGGGAACGTCTACTATGACACCGCGGCGGACCCCTTCCTGTATGAGGCGGGGGTGTACAGGGTCGCCAGGGAAGCAGGGGTGCTGCACAAGGTGCTCCTTGGGACGGACTACCCGCTGCTCAAGCCAGGTAGGTACCTCCGGCGGCTCGAGGAGGCAGGGCTGACCCCGGGCGAGCAGCGGATGGTCGGAGGGGAAAACGCCCGGGGGCTCCTTGCGAAATTGGCACCCTAG
- a CDS encoding Xaa-Pro peptidase family protein, with protein sequence MTEAHRLSQCREILTEAQADAFLVTDPNNRFYLSGFRGSLGALLVTAGEQFLITDFRYTDQAQEEAPCYKVVRCEEDFFQELAGLCRESGVSVLAFEEDHITYGQYRKLGQAMAGVSLEPLSGAVERLRAVKDPGEVSKIRRAAEIAISALASAVQGLSVGVTEEEVARNLDRMVKDLGASGSAFETIVASGPRSALPHAKPTARRIEDGDIVLVDLGSRYEGYCSDLTRCFMVGNGSSRYREIYGIVLEAQLAGIGAVMPGKTGREVDVAGRSIIEERGYKDQFGHGLGHGVGLAVHEAPRLNPKAEQVLTPGMVVTVEPGIYLPGWGGIRIEDLLLVREEGCEVLTEACPKVLEV encoded by the coding sequence TTGACCGAGGCCCATCGCCTGTCACAGTGCCGGGAAATCCTCACGGAAGCCCAGGCGGACGCCTTTCTGGTGACGGACCCCAACAACAGGTTCTACCTGAGTGGCTTCCGGGGGAGCCTAGGAGCGCTCCTGGTCACAGCGGGGGAGCAATTCCTCATCACGGACTTTCGTTATACGGACCAAGCCCAGGAGGAGGCGCCCTGTTACAAGGTAGTCCGTTGCGAAGAGGACTTCTTCCAGGAGCTGGCGGGCCTCTGCCGGGAATCCGGCGTTTCAGTGCTGGCCTTTGAAGAGGACCATATCACCTACGGCCAGTACAGGAAGCTTGGGCAGGCAATGGCGGGGGTCTCCCTGGAACCCCTCAGTGGGGCGGTGGAGCGGCTGCGGGCTGTCAAGGACCCGGGGGAGGTCTCCAAGATCAGGAGGGCCGCGGAGATCGCCATAAGCGCCCTTGCCAGCGCGGTGCAGGGCTTGAGTGTGGGTGTTACCGAGGAGGAGGTTGCCAGGAACCTGGACAGGATGGTGAAGGACCTAGGAGCCTCCGGTAGCGCGTTTGAGACGATTGTAGCCTCGGGACCCAGGTCTGCTTTGCCTCACGCGAAGCCCACCGCCAGGAGGATAGAGGACGGGGACATTGTCCTGGTAGACCTGGGGAGCCGTTACGAAGGCTACTGCTCGGATCTGACCCGGTGCTTCATGGTAGGGAACGGGTCCAGCCGGTACCGGGAGATCTATGGGATTGTCCTGGAGGCGCAGCTGGCTGGCATAGGTGCTGTGATGCCAGGGAAGACCGGCCGGGAGGTGGACGTGGCAGGCCGCAGTATCATAGAGGAGCGGGGCTACAAGGACCAATTCGGGCATGGCTTGGGTCATGGCGTGGGACTGGCCGTTCACGAGGCCCCGAGGCTGAACCCCAAGGCCGAACAGGTTCTCACACCAGGGATGGTGGTAACGGTGGAACCGGGAATCTACCTGCCCGGCTGGGGCGGTATCAGGATTGAGGACCTGCTGTTGGTGAGGGAAGAAGGATGCGAGGTGCTTACGGAGGCTTGTCCTAAGGTGTTGGAGGTCTAG
- a CDS encoding ACT domain-containing protein, whose product MTLRQVSVFLENRPGRLALVSRVLGDAGLRIRAASISDTTDFGVLRLILDNPSEGLRALKQAGLMASETEVLGVEIPDKPGGLAGVFDLLREVNIEYMYSFVDQPSRNAIVLFRVEDVDRAVGILETSGVSLVNQDTVSTRPGS is encoded by the coding sequence GTGACCCTACGGCAGGTATCGGTGTTCCTGGAGAACAGGCCTGGCAGGCTGGCCCTGGTAAGCCGGGTCCTCGGGGATGCAGGCCTCAGGATCCGGGCAGCCTCGATATCGGACACCACAGACTTCGGGGTGCTCCGCCTCATACTAGACAATCCGTCCGAGGGCCTCAGGGCCTTGAAGCAGGCTGGCTTGATGGCCAGCGAGACAGAAGTCCTGGGCGTGGAGATACCGGATAAACCCGGGGGCCTCGCGGGGGTGTTTGACCTGCTCAGGGAGGTGAACATCGAGTACATGTACTCATTCGTCGACCAGCCTTCCCGGAATGCCATAGTGCTCTTCCGGGTGGAGGATGTGGACAGGGCGGTCGGCATCCTGGAGACATCCGGCGTAAGCCTTGTGAACCAGGATACGGTTAGCACTAGACCAGGGAGTTGA
- the spoIIIAD gene encoding stage III sporulation protein AD: MDLGQILGICLVSLVFVVVLRHQRPEMAVILSVATGVMVILLLVGRIGFLYRFMADLGVKAGIDLGYLSTILRIIGIAYIAEFAAQICRDAKEEAMAAKVELAGKILILVLAVPIVGAVLEVITGLLF; encoded by the coding sequence TTGGACCTAGGCCAGATCCTTGGCATCTGCCTGGTATCCCTGGTGTTTGTCGTGGTGCTGAGACACCAGAGGCCGGAGATGGCCGTAATACTCAGCGTGGCCACGGGCGTTATGGTCATCCTCCTCCTGGTGGGGAGGATCGGGTTCCTGTACAGGTTCATGGCAGACCTGGGTGTAAAAGCGGGCATAGACCTGGGCTACCTGAGCACCATCCTGAGGATTATCGGCATCGCCTACATCGCGGAATTCGCTGCCCAGATCTGCCGGGATGCCAAGGAAGAGGCCATGGCAGCCAAGGTGGAACTAGCGGGGAAGATTCTCATCCTGGTGCTGGCTGTGCCCATTGTCGGGGCGGTCCTGGAGGTAATCACCGGGCTCCTGTTCTGA
- a CDS encoding CD1247 N-terminal domain-containing protein, whose amino-acid sequence MGSDLKAKVAYLKGLAEGAGVGPESKEGKVLMGILDVLEEMAESFEDLWDNQESMEEYLDSMDADLSELEDDYYSEEEDDEIDGIEVECPHCGELICMEQDLLDDDEGLELVCPGCGDLIDLEDEDDEEDDDDDEEEDDDDDEDEEEEDD is encoded by the coding sequence ATGGGTAGCGACCTGAAGGCTAAGGTAGCATATCTCAAGGGTCTCGCCGAGGGAGCGGGGGTCGGGCCTGAGAGCAAGGAAGGAAAGGTCCTGATGGGGATCCTGGATGTCCTGGAGGAAATGGCCGAGAGTTTCGAGGACTTGTGGGATAACCAAGAGAGCATGGAAGAGTACCTTGACAGCATGGATGCGGACCTTTCAGAATTGGAGGACGACTACTACAGCGAGGAAGAGGACGACGAGATAGACGGGATAGAGGTGGAGTGCCCGCATTGCGGCGAGCTCATATGCATGGAGCAAGACCTCCTCGACGATGACGAGGGGCTGGAACTTGTGTGCCCTGGCTGTGGGGACCTTATTGACCTTGAGGATGAAGATGATGAAGAAGACGATGATGATGATGAAGAAGAAGACGATGATGATGACGAGGATGAGGAAGAGGAGGACGACTAA